A single genomic interval of Halobacillus halophilus DSM 2266 harbors:
- a CDS encoding MDR family MFS transporter, giving the protein MTKKKRRNRGLVLASIMMAMFLAAIEATIVSTAMPSIVADLGGFSLYSWVFSAYLLTNAATVLLFGRLSDIFGRKPIFMMGISLFLIGAVTSALSPSMEVLIVARLIQGFGAGALMPIATTIVGDIYTKEERAKIQGYLSSVWGISAVTGPALGGFFVDVLSWPYVFWMNVPLGLLALLGVIFFFHEDVSEEKRPIDVAGSFWVVITISTLMFILVEGGVGIPWKSWAMFALLMASIISFIMFYFVERKAREPMMPFHIWKYQSIRYANLTSLTTGMILMGVTSYLPAFVQGVMEQSATVAGFTLTAMSIGWPIASTLAGRLVLRIGFRPTSILGGVSLIIGASLFSVLTPDKGPLFAAIGSLFIGIGMGLSSTSFIVSIQNTVDWKTRGIATATNMFMRTIGSAIGAALLGGLLNSRINAAIEQSGLPDQFTVDSTNLLLRESGRNELGKRALEVLQSGLTSGLHVVYIGILILAIISFLLILRLPKKEV; this is encoded by the coding sequence ATGACAAAGAAAAAGAGAAGAAATCGTGGGCTCGTATTAGCTTCCATTATGATGGCGATGTTTCTGGCTGCTATCGAAGCAACGATCGTGTCGACAGCCATGCCGAGCATTGTGGCTGATCTCGGAGGGTTTAGTTTATACAGCTGGGTATTTTCAGCTTATTTACTAACAAATGCTGCGACAGTATTATTGTTTGGACGCTTATCTGACATATTTGGCCGAAAGCCGATTTTTATGATGGGAATCAGCTTATTTTTAATCGGGGCTGTGACCTCTGCGCTTTCTCCTTCGATGGAAGTATTAATTGTTGCCAGACTCATTCAGGGGTTCGGGGCAGGGGCCTTAATGCCGATAGCGACCACGATCGTCGGGGATATTTATACAAAGGAAGAACGAGCGAAAATCCAAGGTTATCTGTCCAGTGTATGGGGGATTTCAGCCGTGACAGGTCCAGCTCTGGGCGGATTTTTTGTAGATGTGCTCAGTTGGCCGTATGTTTTTTGGATGAACGTTCCGCTTGGCCTGTTGGCTTTACTTGGTGTCATTTTTTTCTTCCATGAAGATGTTTCTGAAGAAAAAAGACCCATTGATGTGGCTGGTTCTTTCTGGGTGGTCATTACGATCAGTACACTCATGTTTATCCTGGTAGAGGGAGGAGTAGGTATCCCCTGGAAATCATGGGCTATGTTTGCTTTATTAATGGCATCTATTATCAGCTTTATTATGTTCTACTTTGTGGAAAGAAAAGCACGCGAGCCGATGATGCCTTTTCATATTTGGAAGTACCAGTCCATCCGCTATGCGAATTTAACCTCTCTCACGACAGGTATGATACTTATGGGGGTTACGAGTTATCTTCCGGCGTTTGTACAGGGAGTTATGGAGCAGTCAGCCACTGTGGCAGGCTTCACCTTGACGGCTATGTCGATCGGCTGGCCTATTGCTTCCACCCTTGCCGGACGGCTTGTGCTCAGAATAGGCTTCCGTCCGACTTCTATTCTCGGCGGAGTATCTCTAATTATAGGAGCTTCATTATTTTCAGTATTAACGCCTGATAAAGGCCCATTATTTGCAGCCATTGGCTCTCTGTTCATTGGAATAGGCATGGGGCTCTCCTCAACCTCCTTTATCGTCTCTATTCAAAACACGGTAGATTGGAAAACAAGAGGGATAGCGACAGCAACGAACATGTTTATGCGGACTATAGGCAGTGCAATTGGTGCTGCCTTGCTCGGAGGACTGCTGAACAGCCGGATTAATGCAGCCATTGAACAGTCGGGTTTACCAGATCAATTTACCGTGGATTCCACAAATTTACTTTTACGGGAAAGCGGGAGAAATGAGTTAGGCAAACGCGCCCTGGAAGTGTTACAATCAGGACTAACTTCAGGGTTGCATGTGGTATATATAGGAATCCTTATACTGGCAATTATAAGTTTTTTATTGATTTTGCGACTTCCAAAAAAAGAAGTTTGA